One window from the genome of Eublepharis macularius isolate TG4126 chromosome 15, MPM_Emac_v1.0, whole genome shotgun sequence encodes:
- the LOC129343694 gene encoding transmembrane protein 229B-like: MGRNAEPLSPLCRWYIYAIHGYFAEVMFTATWDFVVDRDWRFQGVTSVWALFIYGTFGTILEHLYLLLMSRCNLLVRGLLYTACIYLWEFSTGYILRCFNACPWDYSGFRFNFMGLITLEYCPFWFVGSLLLERVVVYNTLRLRLDETWKPKEHPLPRNELKDD; encoded by the coding sequence ATGGGGAGGAACGCTGAGCCTTTGAGCCCGCTGTGCCGGTGGTACATCTATGCCATCCATGGCTACTTCGCGGAAGTGATGTTCACGGCCACGTGGGACTTCGTTGTGGACCGGGACTGGAGGTTCCAGGGGGTCACCAGCGTGTGGGCCCTTTTCATCTACGGCACTTTCGGCACGATCTTAGAACATCTTTACCTCCTGCTGATGAGCCGCTGTAATCTCCTGGTCCGGGGCCTCCTCTACACCGCTTGCATCTACCTCTGGGAGTTCAGCACGGGCTACATCCTCCGCTGCTTCAATGCCTGCCCCTGGGACTACAGCGGGTTCCGGTTCAACTTCATGGGTCTCATCACCTTGGAGTATTGTCCCTTCTGGTTTGTGGGGTCCCTCCTGCTGGAGAGGGTGGTCGTCTACAACACGCTGCGTCTCAGGCTGGATGAGACCTGGAAACCCAAAGAGCACCCTTTACCCAGAAATGAACTAAAAGATGACTGA